Proteins encoded together in one Acholeplasma hippikon window:
- a CDS encoding sugar ABC transporter substrate-binding protein yields MRKSLIIAIMLPILALALVACTQKKPLEIWVGIESQAFYQEKANEYKEIYKEKTGKDFPVNISVKAVDTGTAGGVFLNDPTTAGDIITVAHDNLGRLIAGSSAIAPIQSESLINQINNDNHEVYVNAIKGKVQGEEYYFGVPYIGQALILYYNKQYISAEQVQSWEGILEAAKAANKQALSITGTDGFNNSFLLLAVDEETKTSSLQLYDDASFENNYATGADVLSFLKYGQMLFTTPNGAKRPTDSGWQVELQQGVSLSVVGGAWHFNSAKAALGANLGIAILPSFTLTEETVYDVANNSELVGKTFRSGTFADVKMFVKNKVSKYSEYLDDILAYFSSKEVQEESFVVANNLPAYKNATAEFDSLKPENATTPDGKLALELASAQLDMFQYGRPQPFGHHVNFNFYYYSKNAPEKIMDLLDNARGQENFQTDAKILEVMKKVENIWKTGKEE; encoded by the coding sequence ATGAGAAAAAGTTTAATCATTGCGATTATGTTACCAATTCTTGCTTTAGCATTAGTTGCTTGTACTCAAAAGAAACCATTAGAAATTTGGGTTGGTATTGAGTCTCAAGCGTTCTACCAAGAAAAAGCAAACGAATACAAAGAAATTTACAAAGAAAAAACTGGTAAAGATTTCCCGGTTAATATTTCAGTTAAAGCAGTAGATACTGGTACAGCTGGCGGGGTTTTCCTAAACGACCCAACTACAGCAGGTGATATCATCACAGTTGCTCATGATAACTTAGGTAGATTGATTGCAGGATCATCTGCAATTGCACCAATTCAATCAGAATCATTAATTAATCAAATTAACAACGATAATCATGAAGTATATGTAAATGCGATCAAAGGTAAAGTTCAAGGCGAAGAATACTACTTTGGTGTTCCATACATCGGACAAGCTTTAATCCTTTACTACAACAAACAATACATCTCAGCTGAACAAGTTCAATCATGGGAAGGTATTTTAGAAGCTGCAAAAGCAGCAAATAAACAAGCTTTATCAATTACTGGTACAGATGGATTTAACAATTCATTCCTATTATTAGCAGTTGATGAGGAAACTAAAACAAGTTCATTACAATTATATGATGATGCATCATTCGAAAATAACTATGCAACTGGCGCTGACGTATTATCTTTCTTGAAATATGGCCAAATGTTATTTACAACTCCAAATGGTGCTAAACGTCCAACTGATTCAGGTTGGCAAGTAGAACTTCAACAAGGTGTTTCATTATCAGTAGTTGGTGGAGCATGGCACTTTAACTCAGCTAAAGCAGCATTAGGTGCTAATTTAGGTATTGCAATTTTACCTTCATTCACTTTAACTGAAGAAACTGTATATGATGTTGCAAACAATTCAGAATTAGTTGGCAAAACATTTAGATCAGGTACATTTGCTGACGTTAAAATGTTTGTTAAGAATAAAGTTTCTAAATACTCTGAGTACTTAGATGACATCTTAGCATACTTCTCAAGTAAAGAAGTTCAAGAAGAATCATTTGTGGTAGCTAACAACTTACCAGCATATAAAAATGCAACTGCTGAATTTGATTCTTTAAAACCTGAAAATGCAACAACACCAGATGGAAAATTAGCATTAGAATTAGCTAGCGCTCAATTAGATATGTTCCAATATGGTAGACCTCAACCATTTGGTCACCATGTGAACTTTAACTTCTATTACTACTCTAAAAATGCTCCTGAAAAAATTATGGACTTATTAGATAACGCTAGAGGTCAAGAAAACTTCCAAACTGACGCTAAGATTTTAGAAGTGATGAAGAAAGTTGAAAATATCTGGAAAACAGGAAAAGAAGAGTAA
- a CDS encoding carbohydrate ABC transporter permease: protein MRKGSIFTRLSYLIMGFGNLSRKQIGKGLVYLFTQISFLAFMIISPIIPADKNTPLGFKALVNLATLGTKEGTVWQLGDNSLYMLLYGVFTLALIFLFMIVYFHQVGSSYRVDQAVINGKKISSFKEDLFELTDSKFHVTLLAPAIMGVFILTIIPNVFMILVAFTNFDQEHQPPGQLFDWVGFANFASLFDGSSGLSGFWGVLGWTLIWAFFATFTNYIFGILLALLINNKLIKGQKFWRTVFVLTIAIPQFVSLLLIKYLFAEYGPINELLLNLGIITTRMNFLGNASNALIPKIMVIIINLWVGIPYTMLMTSGILMNVPTDLYEAAEIDGATKPQIFRKITLPYVIFVTTPYLITTFMGNITSFNIIFLLTGGGPNASAGSNPGDTDLLVTWLFRLTVDQSNYSLGAVISILTFIIMAIGTLISYRRSKAYKEEGAFQ, encoded by the coding sequence ATGCGAAAGGGAAGTATCTTTACTAGACTATCATATTTAATTATGGGGTTTGGTAACTTATCAAGAAAACAAATCGGAAAGGGATTGGTGTATTTATTTACACAAATCTCCTTCCTTGCTTTTATGATAATTTCACCAATTATACCAGCAGATAAAAATACACCTCTTGGATTCAAAGCTTTAGTTAATTTAGCAACGCTTGGTACAAAAGAAGGAACTGTATGGCAATTAGGGGATAATTCGCTATATATGTTACTTTACGGTGTATTCACATTAGCATTGATTTTCTTATTTATGATTGTATATTTCCACCAAGTTGGAAGTTCATACAGAGTTGATCAAGCCGTTATAAATGGTAAGAAAATTAGTAGCTTTAAAGAAGATTTATTCGAATTAACAGATTCAAAATTCCATGTTACGTTATTGGCACCTGCCATTATGGGAGTATTTATTTTAACAATTATTCCTAACGTATTCATGATTTTAGTAGCATTTACAAATTTTGACCAAGAACACCAACCTCCAGGACAATTATTTGATTGGGTTGGATTTGCAAATTTTGCCTCATTGTTTGACGGTTCAAGTGGTTTATCAGGATTCTGGGGCGTACTTGGATGGACATTAATTTGGGCATTCTTTGCAACATTTACAAACTATATTTTTGGTATCTTACTTGCATTATTAATCAATAATAAGTTAATTAAGGGTCAAAAATTTTGGAGAACAGTTTTTGTTTTAACGATTGCAATTCCTCAATTCGTTTCCTTACTACTTATTAAGTACTTATTTGCTGAGTATGGTCCAATAAATGAATTGTTATTAAATTTAGGTATTATTACCACTAGAATGAACTTCTTAGGAAACGCTTCAAACGCATTAATACCGAAGATTATGGTTATTATCATTAACTTATGGGTTGGTATCCCATACACGATGTTAATGACATCAGGTATCTTAATGAATGTACCTACAGATTTATATGAAGCTGCTGAAATTGATGGTGCAACAAAACCTCAAATATTCAGAAAAATTACATTACCATATGTTATTTTCGTAACCACTCCATATTTAATTACAACATTTATGGGGAATATTACAAGCTTTAACATTATCTTCTTATTAACCGGAGGCGGACCAAATGCTAGTGCAGGTTCTAATCCAGGGGATACTGACTTATTAGTTACATGGTTATTTAGATTAACGGTTGATCAATCAAATTACAGTTTAGGTGCTGTAATTTCAATCTTAACTTTCATTATCATGGCTATTGGTACATTAATCTCTTATAGAAGAAGTAAAGCTTATAAAGAAGAGGGGGCTTTCCAATAA
- a CDS encoding sugar ABC transporter permease, producing the protein MSEAKVKKTLGVKAKRRITKVFLYITLVVLSIIWLYPVLWMVLTAFREEYNDLGNLIGIVSGKYIPSGFGFENFRRLLFGNAESAHYSTGWFPRWFLNTLIVSVFTFVLSTIFTLSVAYVMSKMKFKARKPFLNVALILGLFPGFMSIIAIYHILQTFGFLNTYAGSMIALILCYSGGAGLGFYVAKGFFDIIPDSLIESAKLDGATNLQILAQIVLPLSKPIIIYTALTSFLGPWTDFVFAKAILGAQNQERFTVSVGLYSMMNGQFSDGNLFTTFVAGCLLVSIPIVTLFLSMQKYYVSGVTSGAVKG; encoded by the coding sequence ATGAGTGAAGCTAAAGTTAAAAAAACCCTTGGCGTAAAAGCAAAAAGAAGAATTACAAAGGTATTCTTATATATAACCTTAGTTGTACTTTCTATCATCTGGTTATACCCAGTTTTATGGATGGTATTAACTGCATTTAGAGAAGAATACAATGATTTAGGAAACCTAATAGGTATCGTATCAGGAAAATACATTCCATCAGGATTTGGATTTGAAAACTTTAGAAGATTACTATTTGGTAATGCTGAAAGTGCTCACTATAGTACTGGTTGGTTCCCTAGATGGTTCTTAAATACATTAATTGTTTCAGTCTTCACATTCGTGTTATCTACAATTTTCACATTATCTGTAGCATACGTAATGAGTAAGATGAAATTTAAAGCAAGAAAACCATTCTTAAACGTTGCATTGATTCTTGGATTATTCCCAGGTTTCATGTCAATCATTGCTATTTATCATATTTTACAAACATTCGGATTCTTAAATACTTATGCTGGATCAATGATAGCATTAATCTTATGTTATTCAGGTGGCGCAGGTTTAGGATTCTACGTTGCGAAGGGATTCTTTGATATTATCCCAGATTCATTAATTGAATCAGCAAAATTAGATGGTGCAACTAATTTACAAATTCTTGCACAAATTGTATTACCTTTATCAAAACCAATCATTATCTATACTGCATTAACTTCATTTTTAGGTCCTTGGACAGATTTCGTCTTTGCTAAGGCCATTCTTGGTGCACAAAATCAAGAAAGATTTACAGTTTCAGTGGGCTTATATTCTATGATGAATGGTCAATTCTCTGATGGTAACCTATTTACTACATTCGTTGCGGGATGTCTACTTGTATCAATTCCAATTGTTACATTATTCCTTTCAATGCAAAAATATTATGTATCTGGTGTTACTTCAGGAGCGGTTAAAGGCTAA
- a CDS encoding alpha-amylase family glycosyl hydrolase, with the protein MKKTYLLLVFILSFIVISCNRTKEYKIPVDDNLKAAMISDNYRVYYEIFIGSFSDSNNDGIGDLKGIINRFDYLNDGDPNSGQSLGIDGIWLSPMMPSPSYHKYDVTNYKNIDSKLGTLDDFEALIKIANERDVKIIIDLVINHTSDWHPWFREFKKSYQENDLTNPYRDYYTVKHKDNLDLNSKYYPIYSGSDYYYEGNFSSSMPELNFDNPKVKEEIADIAKFWIDLGVSGFRLDAAKYVYFNNTEKNLSFWDWFMTTVKSYKSDIYVVGETWSSENEMLPYYQNFNNFDFSFSQLDGEIAQAARVTSSVKSFVSNVKTYYDKVLAINNEAILSPFISNHDMDRAAGYLNVEDGIMGMAANLYILGPGNPYIYYGEEIGMKGYRGTANTDANRRLAMLWGDGDKVKDPTGTTYDSSFQVNGTVKTQLSDKDSLYNHYKKLIMLRKANPEIARGTYTPITYQEKDTFGGFISSYEGSTVVVFHNTGIKELEIDLSKYTDIQLSILRGYAGRGTAELSSDGKTLKISGLTSVILK; encoded by the coding sequence ATGAAAAAAACATATCTACTCTTAGTATTCATTTTAAGTTTTATAGTTATTAGTTGTAACCGTACAAAAGAATATAAAATACCAGTAGATGATAATTTAAAGGCAGCTATGATTAGTGATAATTACAGAGTTTACTATGAAATCTTTATTGGATCATTTAGTGATTCAAATAATGATGGCATAGGTGATTTAAAGGGGATTATAAATCGATTTGATTACTTAAATGATGGTGATCCAAACTCGGGTCAAAGTCTAGGTATTGATGGGATTTGGTTATCTCCAATGATGCCTTCACCGAGTTATCATAAATATGATGTAACAAATTATAAAAATATTGATAGTAAATTGGGAACATTGGATGATTTTGAAGCTTTAATCAAAATAGCTAATGAACGTGATGTTAAAATCATTATAGATTTAGTGATTAATCATACTTCAGATTGGCATCCATGGTTCAGAGAATTTAAAAAGTCTTATCAAGAAAATGATTTAACAAATCCTTATCGCGATTACTACACAGTAAAACATAAGGATAACTTAGATTTAAATAGCAAATATTATCCAATATATAGTGGTAGCGACTATTACTATGAAGGTAACTTTTCATCTAGTATGCCGGAATTGAATTTTGATAATCCTAAAGTAAAAGAAGAAATAGCTGACATAGCAAAATTTTGGATAGATTTAGGTGTATCAGGTTTTAGATTAGATGCCGCAAAATATGTTTATTTTAATAATACTGAGAAAAACTTATCATTTTGGGACTGGTTTATGACAACTGTAAAATCTTATAAAAGTGATATTTACGTTGTAGGTGAAACATGGTCATCAGAAAATGAAATGTTACCGTACTATCAAAACTTTAACAATTTTGATTTCTCATTCTCACAACTTGATGGTGAAATTGCACAAGCTGCTAGAGTCACTTCATCAGTCAAAAGCTTTGTTTCAAATGTGAAAACATACTATGATAAAGTACTTGCAATCAACAACGAAGCGATTCTATCTCCATTTATATCAAATCATGATATGGACCGCGCGGCTGGATACTTAAATGTTGAAGATGGAATCATGGGTATGGCAGCAAACCTATACATTCTTGGTCCAGGAAATCCATATATTTATTATGGAGAAGAAATTGGAATGAAGGGATATAGAGGTACTGCAAATACAGATGCAAATAGAAGATTGGCAATGTTGTGGGGAGATGGAGATAAAGTTAAAGATCCAACAGGAACAACATATGATAGTTCATTTCAAGTAAACGGTACTGTTAAAACGCAGCTTAGTGATAAAGATAGTCTCTATAATCACTATAAGAAATTGATTATGTTAAGAAAAGCTAATCCTGAAATTGCAAGAGGAACTTATACGCCAATTACATACCAAGAAAAAGATACATTTGGTGGCTTTATAAGTTCATATGAAGGAAGCACAGTTGTTGTTTTCCACAATACAGGCATTAAAGAATTAGAAATTGATTTATCAAAATATACAGATATTCAGTTAAGCATCCTACGCGGATATGCTGGTAGAGGTACTGCTGAATTATCTTCTGATGGTAAAACATTAAAAATTAGTGGTTTAACATCAGTCATTTTAAAATAG
- a CDS encoding ABC transporter ATP-binding protein, with translation MATLQLKNINKVYSNGVQAVFDFNLDIKDKEFIVFVGPSGCGKSTTLRMIAGLEDISSGELYIDNEYKNDTAPKDRDIAMVFQSYALYPHMTVYDNIAFGLKLRKVPKAVIKEKVHAAAEILGLLPYLDRKPKALSGGQRQRVALGRSIVRDAKVFLMDEPLSNLDAKLRVVMRGELIKLHKQLNTTTIYVTHDQIEAMTMATRIVVMNKGYIMQVGEPKEIYDKPNNMFVAGFMGTPPMNFINGVVDAKGVFHAGTYKITLPADKFEIITENGFIDKPVVLGIRAEDIHDDEIVMQAHPNGIIDVVVDVSELLGAETNIYTVINDATVIAKVNARTNVRIGDKIKLGLDLNKIHFFDPVSENRLVIDPNKLAKK, from the coding sequence ATGGCAACATTACAATTAAAAAACATCAACAAGGTGTATTCTAATGGTGTACAAGCCGTTTTTGATTTCAATTTAGACATCAAAGACAAAGAATTCATCGTATTTGTTGGACCATCTGGTTGTGGGAAATCAACTACCCTCCGTATGATCGCGGGCCTTGAGGACATTAGTTCAGGCGAATTATACATTGATAATGAATATAAGAACGATACAGCACCAAAAGATAGAGATATCGCAATGGTATTCCAAAGCTATGCGTTATATCCACATATGACTGTGTATGATAACATTGCTTTTGGTTTAAAATTACGTAAAGTTCCTAAAGCAGTAATCAAAGAAAAAGTACATGCCGCAGCGGAAATCCTAGGTTTATTACCTTACTTAGATCGTAAACCTAAAGCTTTATCTGGTGGACAAAGACAACGTGTCGCATTAGGCCGTTCAATTGTTCGTGATGCAAAAGTCTTCTTAATGGACGAACCATTATCAAACTTAGACGCTAAATTACGTGTCGTAATGCGTGGAGAATTAATTAAATTACACAAACAATTAAATACTACTACAATTTACGTAACACACGATCAAATCGAAGCCATGACAATGGCAACTAGAATCGTAGTTATGAACAAAGGTTACATCATGCAAGTTGGTGAGCCAAAAGAAATTTATGACAAACCAAACAACATGTTCGTAGCTGGTTTCATGGGAACACCTCCAATGAACTTCATCAATGGTGTAGTTGACGCTAAAGGTGTATTCCATGCCGGTACATACAAGATTACTTTACCTGCAGATAAATTCGAAATCATCACTGAAAATGGATTTATCGACAAACCAGTAGTTCTTGGTATCCGTGCAGAAGATATTCATGATGATGAAATCGTTATGCAAGCTCATCCAAATGGAATTATCGATGTAGTTGTTGATGTTTCAGAATTATTAGGTGCTGAAACAAACATCTACACAGTAATCAATGATGCAACTGTTATTGCTAAAGTTAATGCAAGAACAAATGTAAGAATTGGTGACAAGATTAAGTTAGGATTAGACTTAAACAAGATTCATTTCTTCGATCCAGTATCTGAAAACAGATTAGTAATCGATCCAAATAAGTTAGCAAAAAAATAA
- a CDS encoding glutathione peroxidase, translating into MIYNIKVKDSNYMMSSLETYKGKVMLIVNTATKCGFTKQYEGLQLLYEKYEDKGFVILDFPCNQFLMQAPGSVADIKSFCELNYHTTFPLFDKIKVNGFFAHPLYRYLKSNSPQEFGPGQTEVLQSKKLKTKEIKWNFTKFLIDRDGTILYRFSPQVTPEEIEKFVVKIL; encoded by the coding sequence ATGATTTACAATATCAAAGTTAAAGATTCAAACTATATGATGAGTTCCTTAGAAACTTATAAGGGGAAAGTTATGCTTATAGTGAATACTGCAACAAAATGTGGTTTTACAAAACAGTATGAAGGTTTACAGTTACTTTATGAAAAATACGAAGATAAAGGATTTGTAATATTAGATTTCCCATGTAACCAATTTTTGATGCAAGCGCCAGGTTCAGTTGCTGATATAAAAAGTTTTTGTGAACTAAATTATCATACGACATTTCCTTTATTTGATAAAATCAAAGTTAATGGATTTTTTGCGCATCCGTTATATCGTTATCTTAAGTCCAATTCACCTCAAGAATTTGGTCCAGGTCAAACAGAAGTTTTACAATCAAAAAAACTAAAAACCAAGGAAATTAAATGGAATTTCACCAAATTTTTAATAGATAGAGATGGCACCATATTATATAGATTTAGTCCACAAGTTACACCTGAAGAGATTGAAAAATTTGTAGTAAAGATACTATAA